A genome region from Vallitalea okinawensis includes the following:
- the rplA gene encoding 50S ribosomal protein L1, protein MKRGKRYLEVRKLVDPVKLYEAKEAVGLVQDTAKAKFDETVEAHIKLGVDGRHADQQVRGAVVLPNGTGKTVKVLVFAKGEKAKEAEAAGADHVGAEELIPRIQNDGWLDFDVVVATPDMMAVVGRLGRVLGPKGLMPNPKSGTVTMDVTKAINEIKAGKVEYRLDKTNIIHVPIGKASFGTEKLLDNFHTLMNAIIKAKPAAAKGQYLRSVSISSTMGPGIKINPAKINEE, encoded by the coding sequence ATGAAAAGAGGAAAAAGATATTTAGAAGTAAGAAAATTAGTTGATCCGGTTAAATTATATGAAGCGAAAGAAGCTGTAGGTCTTGTTCAAGATACAGCTAAAGCTAAATTCGACGAAACAGTAGAAGCTCACATCAAATTAGGTGTTGATGGTCGTCATGCAGATCAACAAGTTCGTGGCGCAGTTGTATTACCAAACGGAACTGGTAAAACTGTTAAAGTATTAGTTTTCGCTAAAGGCGAAAAAGCTAAAGAAGCAGAAGCAGCAGGAGCTGATCATGTAGGTGCAGAGGAATTAATTCCTAGAATCCAAAACGATGGATGGTTAGATTTCGACGTAGTAGTTGCTACACCTGATATGATGGCGGTTGTTGGTCGTTTAGGTCGTGTGTTAGGTCCTAAAGGCTTAATGCCAAACCCAAAATCTGGTACGGTTACAATGGACGTTACTAAAGCTATTAATGAAATCAAAGCTGGTAAGGTTGAGTATCGTTTAGATAAAACTAATATTATTCACGTTCCAATCGGTAAAGCATCATTTGGAACTGAAAAGTTATTAGACAACTTCCACACACTTATGAATGCTATTATTAAAGCTAAACCAGCTGCGGCTAAAGGTCAATACTTACGTAGCGTTTCTATTAGCTCAACAATGGGTCCTGGTATCAAAATTAATCCTGCAAAGATTAACGAAGAATAA
- the rplK gene encoding 50S ribosomal protein L11, whose protein sequence is MAKKVTGMIKLQIPAGKATPAPPVGPALGQHGVNIMQFTKEFNAKTANQAGMIIPVVITVYQDRSFSFITKTPPAAILIKKACNIQSGSGVPNKTKVATISKEKVKEIAELKMPDLNAGSLETAMSMIAGTARSMGVVVED, encoded by the coding sequence ATGGCTAAAAAAGTAACAGGAATGATTAAACTTCAAATTCCTGCTGGAAAAGCTACTCCAGCGCCACCAGTTGGTCCAGCGTTAGGACAACATGGTGTGAACATTATGCAATTCACAAAGGAATTTAACGCAAAAACAGCTAACCAAGCGGGTATGATTATCCCGGTTGTAATTACAGTATACCAAGATAGAAGTTTTTCTTTTATCACTAAAACCCCACCAGCAGCAATTTTAATTAAAAAAGCATGTAATATCCAATCTGGTTCTGGCGTACCTAACAAAACTAAGGTTGCAACAATCTCTAAGGAAAAAGTGAAAGAAATCGCAGAATTAAAAATGCCTGACTTAAATGCTGGTAGCTTAGAAACAGCTATGAGTATGATTGCTGGTACAGCAAGAAGTATGGGTGTTGTTGTAGAAGACTAG
- the nusG gene encoding transcription termination/antitermination protein NusG, with translation MSQDTRWYVVHTYSGYENKVKANIEKIIENRNMHDQIHEVIVPLHDVTEEKNGKRKTVQRKVFPGYVLCKMIMNDDTWYVVRNTRGVTGFVGPGSKPVPLTEEEIKNMGIDMSSVSIGVEIGEVIKVTSGPFEGSVGGVTEIHEHKHTVIVQLSIFGRETPVELDYTQIEKM, from the coding sequence ATGTCTCAAGACACAAGATGGTACGTTGTGCACACTTATTCTGGATATGAGAATAAAGTGAAGGCCAACATTGAAAAAATAATTGAAAATAGAAATATGCATGATCAAATTCACGAAGTAATCGTACCTCTTCACGATGTGACCGAAGAAAAAAACGGTAAACGTAAAACTGTTCAGCGTAAAGTATTCCCAGGTTATGTACTATGCAAAATGATCATGAATGATGATACATGGTATGTCGTAAGAAATACGAGAGGTGTTACAGGGTTCGTTGGACCTGGTTCAAAGCCTGTACCTTTAACTGAGGAAGAAATTAAGAACATGGGAATTGATATGTCATCAGTTTCTATCGGTGTTGAAATCGGTGAAGTGATTAAAGTTACTTCTGGACCTTTTGAGGGCTCAGTCGGTGGAGTCACCGAGATACATGAGCATAAACATACGGTTATTGTTCAATTATCCATCTTTGGTCGGGAAACACCTGTTGAACTTGATTATACTCAGATTGAAAAAATGTAG
- the secE gene encoding preprotein translocase subunit SecE, with translation MKSILKGLRGEFKKIVWPNPKELSKKTITVLVVVTICALLISVIDMVLQSGVTLISNIF, from the coding sequence ATGAAATCTATATTAAAGGGCTTAAGAGGGGAATTCAAAAAAATTGTATGGCCTAATCCAAAAGAGCTATCAAAGAAAACAATTACTGTATTAGTAGTGGTTACAATTTGTGCGCTTCTTATTAGTGTTATTGACATGGTCTTACAATCAGGTGTTACTTTAATATCAAATATCTTTTAA
- the rpmG gene encoding 50S ribosomal protein L33 — protein sequence MRTKITLECTECKRRNYNTTKDKRNHPERMETKKYCRFCKTHTNHKETK from the coding sequence GTGAGAACAAAAATCACATTAGAATGTACGGAATGTAAACGCCGTAACTACAACACTACTAAAGACAAGAGAAATCATCCAGAGAGAATGGAAACTAAAAAGTACTGCAGATTCTGCAAAACACACACTAATCACAAAGAAACAAAATAG
- the fliS gene encoding flagellar export chaperone FliS has protein sequence MVNNPYSAYKNNSVLTASPEELTLMLYEGAIKFSNQAIVAIEQKDIQRTHNLIIRVEDIISELRVTLNKDYPIAEQLDQIYDYLLRRLTEANFKKDKEIIEEVNEHIRELRDTWKEAMKIAKVGKV, from the coding sequence AATAACTCAGTGCTGACAGCATCCCCCGAAGAGCTAACATTAATGCTATATGAAGGAGCTATCAAATTTTCAAATCAAGCTATTGTCGCAATTGAGCAAAAAGATATTCAAAGGACCCATAATTTAATTATCCGAGTTGAGGATATAATATCTGAGTTAAGAGTAACATTGAATAAAGATTATCCAATTGCTGAACAACTTGACCAAATTTATGATTATCTGCTAAGGAGGCTTACGGAAGCTAACTTTAAAAAGGATAAAGAAATCATAGAAGAAGTTAATGAGCATATCCGTGAGTTAAGAGATACATGGAAAGAAGCTATGAAAATCGCAAAAGTAGGTAAGGTTTAA